TGAATAGCGGGATCTGCAGGCTCATTTGCAGGAAGAGCGGGTCCGTCTGGGCCGCCTCGAGGTACAGGATCATGTTGAACGTCCTCGCTCCGTCTGCGGTGAAGTCCCCTGAGCTGAGATAGAGGGCGAAGATTCCGAGAAGCATTATCACGCTGCCCACGTGCGTGTATACGAGGAACTTGATGGACGCGTAGTGGCGGTTCGGTCCTCCCCATATGGCGATGAAGAAGTACATGGGTANNNNNNNNNNTCCCAGAAGACGAAGAAGAGGAACAGGTCGAGCGAGATGAAGACGCCCGTTATCGCCAACCCGATGAGAAGGATGAGACCGAAGAACTGGTGCGGGCGCTCCTCCTTCTTCCACGAGTATATCAACCCCATCAGCACGAGCAGCTGCGTGAGGAAGACGAGCGGGGCGGACAGCCCGTCCACGCCCACGATGTAGTTGAGCCCAAGGCTCGGGGCCCACGAGTACATCTCGAACGCGAAGAACCTGCCAGTGGAATCGGGTCCGAATGCGATGAAGCTGTCGGGCAGGAAGTGGAGAACGAGGATGGACGAGAGAACGAGACTTATGAGGGCGGAGATCAC
This DNA window, taken from Candidatus Thermoplasmatota archaeon, encodes the following:
- a CDS encoding dehydrogenase is translated as PMYFFIAIWGGPNRHYASIKFLVYTHVGSVIMLLGIFALYLSSGDFTADGARTFNMILYLEAAQTDPLFLQMSLQIPLF